One window from the genome of Thermoplasmata archaeon encodes:
- a CDS encoding VOC family protein: MEKGNVRIGSIVIDVRDFDRMMAFWQEALGYRPGRPPDPEDPFVILKDPTGKGPNVSIDGMPPERNVLHLDLYTDDQEGEVERLLRLGATRYRPRDPGEDFVVLEDPEGNLFCVVDTKGY, encoded by the coding sequence ATGGAGAAGGGCAACGTGCGGATCGGGTCGATCGTCATCGACGTCAGAGACTTCGACCGAATGATGGCCTTCTGGCAGGAGGCCCTCGGGTACCGCCCCGGCCGACCGCCCGACCCCGAGGATCCGTTCGTCATCTTGAAGGACCCGACCGGGAAAGGACCGAACGTATCGATCGACGGGATGCCCCCCGAACGGAACGTGTTGCATCTCGACCTCTACACGGACGACCAAGAGGGAGAGGTCGAACGCTTGCTCCGTCTCGGCGCGACCCGCTACCGACCCCGAGATCCCGGCGAGGATTTCGTGGTCCTCGAGGACCCGGAAGGCAATCTCTTCTGCGTCGTCGACACGAAGGGCTATTGA
- a CDS encoding nuclear transport factor 2 family protein, translating to MNTEGESRTVRGLINAVNDRDWDRIRDSYRADIIMEHPAYPEPVVGSRQVLEYLKKLIGDFPDLHVEIANMFGDRGWVCVESDITSTFRGAPLQYPECVVLRVEDGQIARERHYVDLLVFQRGSSPTPTR from the coding sequence ATGAATACCGAAGGTGAGAGCCGCACCGTCCGCGGATTGATCAACGCGGTTAACGATCGTGACTGGGATCGAATTCGTGACAGTTATCGGGCGGACATCATCATGGAGCATCCCGCGTACCCGGAACCAGTCGTCGGATCCCGCCAGGTTCTCGAATATCTGAAGAAACTGATCGGGGACTTCCCGGACCTCCATGTTGAGATCGCCAACATGTTCGGCGATCGCGGATGGGTCTGTGTGGAATCCGACATCACGAGTACATTCCGAGGGGCGCCGTTGCAGTACCCGGAGTGCGTCGTCCTCCGGGTCGAGGACGGTCAAATCGCGCGCGAACGACACTACGTCGACCTCCTGGTGTTCCAGAGGGGATCGAGTCCGACACCGACCCGGTGA
- a CDS encoding SRPBCC family protein, which yields MSRVFNAPRERVFRTYTDPKLIPRWWGPRRQTATVETMDVRKGGRWRYVSRDPDGTEYGFRGEYREVVPPERLVSTFEFEGMPGHVLLDTATFEDLGPRTRVTITSQFDSVEDLEGMVGSGMEGGARETWDRLEELLAKT from the coding sequence ATGTCTCGCGTGTTCAACGCCCCGCGGGAGCGCGTCTTCCGGACCTACACGGACCCGAAGCTCATCCCTCGGTGGTGGGGCCCGCGGAGGCAGACGGCGACCGTCGAGACGATGGACGTGCGCAAGGGCGGCCGGTGGAGGTACGTCTCCCGGGACCCGGACGGAACCGAGTACGGGTTCAGGGGGGAGTACCGTGAGGTCGTCCCACCCGAGCGCCTCGTGTCCACGTTCGAGTTCGAGGGGATGCCGGGCCACGTCCTCCTGGACACGGCGACGTTCGAGGATCTCGGCCCGAGGACGCGGGTGACGATCACGTCCCAGTTCGACTCCGTCGAGGACCTCGAGGGGATGGTCGGGTCTGGGATGGAGGGCGGGGCACGCGAGACGTGGGATCGCCTCGAGGAGCTCCTCGCGAAGACGTGA
- a CDS encoding metalloregulator ArsR/SmtB family transcription factor codes for MVNRLAVETDLDAIFAALAHPIRRAILEQISGDEATVGELAEPHKVSLPAISKHLRVLEEAGLIRIEPEGRVHRVQIDAAPLSAAFGWLTRYRVLWEDRFDRLAEHLERRPRKSSSRKVRRKT; via the coding sequence ATGGTTAACCGACTAGCGGTCGAAACGGACCTGGACGCGATCTTCGCGGCCCTGGCCCATCCGATTCGGCGGGCCATCCTCGAGCAGATCTCCGGCGACGAAGCCACCGTGGGTGAGCTCGCGGAACCGCACAAGGTGAGCTTGCCTGCGATCTCGAAGCACCTGCGCGTCCTCGAGGAGGCGGGGCTGATCCGGATCGAACCGGAGGGGCGCGTACACCGCGTCCAGATCGATGCGGCTCCGCTGAGCGCGGCGTTCGGCTGGCTCACCCGGTACCGCGTGCTCTGGGAAGACCGGTTCGATCGGTTGGCCGAGCACCTCGAGCGAAGGCCGAGGAAGTCGAGTTCCCGAAAAGTCAGGAGGAAGACGTGA
- a CDS encoding lactate utilization protein: protein MAALRDLRAEPHAVATEAVASQTLRSIVEAHHANRIVVANIPAALRSVVADGLRGLAVRFLDEVPAEEVVRTCADADVGVTWAEFAVADDGAVVEVAHDDSARLAASLPIVHIVLIPSERLVQGVGEGMAAAGEILRSSAPGHRPTITFISGPSRTGDIELRLLYGVHGPHSLHVMMLDWYPGR, encoded by the coding sequence GTGGCGGCCCTTCGCGACCTCCGGGCCGAGCCACATGCCGTGGCCACGGAGGCAGTCGCCTCGCAGACTCTGCGCTCCATCGTCGAGGCGCACCATGCGAATCGAATCGTCGTCGCGAACATCCCGGCGGCGCTTCGCTCCGTCGTGGCCGACGGCCTTCGAGGATTGGCCGTTCGCTTCCTCGACGAGGTCCCCGCGGAAGAGGTCGTGAGGACGTGCGCGGACGCGGACGTCGGCGTGACGTGGGCCGAGTTCGCGGTCGCGGACGATGGCGCGGTCGTCGAGGTCGCCCACGACGATTCGGCGCGGCTTGCCGCCTCCTTGCCGATCGTGCACATCGTCCTCATCCCGAGCGAGCGGTTGGTCCAGGGCGTCGGCGAAGGGATGGCGGCGGCCGGTGAGATTCTCCGTTCGAGCGCGCCGGGCCACCGACCCACGATCACGTTCATCTCGGGCCCGAGCCGGACCGGGGACATCGAGCTTCGCCTCCTGTACGGGGTCCACGGCCCGCATTCGCTCCACGTCATGATGCTCGACTGGTACCCCGGGAGGTAG
- the msrB gene encoding peptide-methionine (R)-S-oxide reductase MsrB, producing METLDKAKLRQKLTPLQYEVCINAGTERPFTGEYWNNHEPGVYACVVCGKELFTAGTKYDSGTGWPSFWAPVDKESVRQKEDRSLFMRRTEVECANCGSHLGHVFDDGPRPTGLRYCINSASLTFRRG from the coding sequence GTGGAGACGCTAGACAAGGCGAAGCTGCGGCAAAAGCTCACGCCATTGCAGTACGAAGTTTGCATCAACGCGGGGACCGAGAGACCCTTTACCGGGGAATATTGGAACAACCACGAGCCCGGCGTCTACGCATGCGTCGTCTGCGGGAAGGAGCTTTTCACCGCAGGGACGAAGTACGACTCCGGAACGGGCTGGCCGAGCTTCTGGGCGCCGGTCGACAAGGAAAGCGTACGGCAGAAGGAAGATCGGAGTCTGTTCATGCGGCGGACGGAGGTCGAATGCGCCAACTGCGGTTCCCACCTAGGGCACGTGTTCGACGACGGACCCCGGCCGACCGGGTTGAGGTACTGTATCAACTCCGCCTCCCTCACGTTCCGTCGAGGATGA